The sequence below is a genomic window from Silene latifolia isolate original U9 population chromosome 7, ASM4854445v1, whole genome shotgun sequence.
tgttcgggtcgggccgggtcaattcgggtttttgggtcacattcgggtgaggTGGTTCGagtcacttcgggtctcgggtcaatcTTTTCGAATCGAGTCAATCGGATCGGattgcttttgccaggtctacatcAGGCTAATGATGATGTTTGTTGTAGGTTGTGGGAACAGTAGGATACGCGGCTCCCGAATACGTCCTAACAGGCAAACTAACAATCAAGAGTGATGTATGGAGTTTTGGAGTGGTGTTATATGAGCTGATAACAGGAAGACGGTCTGTTGAACGAAACCTACCACGGAGCGAACAAAAGCTTTTAGAATGGGTGAGACCCTTTGTATCAGATTCAAAGAAGTTCCACTTGATTGTTGATCCTCAGCTAGCTGGACTGTACTGTAAGAAATCGGCCCAGAGACTCGCGTCATTAGCAAACAAGTGTTTGGCAAAGCAACCCAAATCTCGGCCCAAGATGAGTGAGGTGGTTGAGATACTGGGTGATATCATTGATGGGATATCATTACAGGATGAAGTACCGCCAGTACCCGTCAAAGAAGCTGAAGACGAGAGTGAAGACGTTGACGAAGAAACAGAAACAGAAACAGAAGTTAGAAAACCAGGGAATAACTACTTGAGAAGGGTATTGGAGATCAAAGAAAAGGTCAATTTACGAAACAGATCTATAGGAAAATTAGACTGGAAAAACTGGACACCCGGGTTGGTTAAATCTTCATGAAATGGACCGGTGGATCTTGGACCGAAAATCGAAGTCAGTTGGAGCTGTTGTGGTCGGGAATTGATCCTTCCAACGGAATGTTAAAAAATTTCCACTGTTCAGACATTGAGCTATAAGGCGCCGCAGCATGTTACTTATTTTGCAGGAGTCCCACCTCTGGTTCGACGGGCAAGATTCTAGGCTCGTAGGGTTACATGAGCGACGTTTTTTTACTTATCGGAGTCCTTAGTCCGATCCCCTTTCTCACTTTGGAGATCGAGTCAGTTTGTCGAGGGAAATATGTATATGTTAATTATGAGGCGTAATTGTAAGCTTAAAGCCGCCACGCTGTGGCAGTGCTTCGCATTTTTGTTCAAAAAAGTTGTTCCTGAAATTTTGTTGATCCAAAATTGACAATCCAGATAATTACGGAGTGCGCGACGATTGATTACAAATTTGCAGCCCACAATCAAAACGGCCTCAATATGCAAAGGCATGGATGCACCTCATTACATAACACTCCGGGGTTACAAAGTTACAACGATCGTTATCTCTATAATCGGCCCTCTGCCTGGAGACTAACCCCAGTCAAATTACAATAATTGTACAGTCGTGTATATTAACGACCAAAAGACGAGGAACATTTTCGGTCTGAGCAGATCGCTTCTAGAAAACACAGTACATCAGTAACATATTAATGTTTTTCCCTAAATTTAGGGGTGGATTGGGGATTTCAGTGGTCTGGGATACGATACGGCAGATTTTGACAAGTTACTATTAATGCTGTCGTCTGCATTTCGCCTCCTATACCGGCCCCCAGTGCTCGAACTGCTACGCGTGTGTGCTGTATCATCTTGAAGCTGCTCGAGTTCTTTCACTATTTCTTTCATTGTAGGCCTAAACTTAGGTTCAGCTGATAGGCATCTAAATGCAAGGGCCGAAACTCTGATAGCTGTATCTAAACTATACTGGCCCTCTAGACGATTATCTAGGATACGGAAGATCTTCCTCTTGTTTGTGAGGTATGGTCGGGCCCACTCTACCAGGTTGTGTTCTCCCGATGGACGGTTCTGGTCTACTGCTCGTCGGCCTGATAGCATCTCAAGAAGAACCACTCCGTAGCTGTAAACATCGCTTCTTGCAGTTAAGTGACCTACATCAGTAAATAAGGCCAAATTTTCAGAACAAGCCGTAAGGCTTTTAAGTGCATgatacaaattctcattgaagacgggcactttccgtcataagctgaagacggatactgCCCCTCTCATGAcacttgccttattgtgagagggacaatatccgtcttcagcttgtgctggatagtgtccgtcacaagcaagacgcgaATATTCATACTCTTGATTGCATGAAGAAACTTCCTATTAAGTTTTGAACAAAAATTACGGAACATAGTAACTTAACAGAAATGCAAGTTAACGAAAGATGTAATGTAACAACTCACAAGACTCACAAAATGCTAAAAACTGTCCTCAATTTGCTTGAGCCCACTAGATAAGCGCTTAAAGACGAGCCTCTAAATATTAAATCGGGTACAAAATACAATAAGCCGACATTTGAGTATGGAGCAACcgtaaaatataaataagagcAAGGATGGGCACCATCTAAAGTCAAGTTTATTGATTTAAGAAAGGATTTGTGTAACATGGTGGCACGATTTTCAATCTCGTTATGGGATAAATGCAAAAAATCCAAGGGAAAGAATCTCGCATATGCTGTGTAGAAGacacagggacaaaaagaaatgAATGCTAAGAGAAGAGTCATGTGCATCCAAGGTACCTGTAGCTAGATATTCCGGTGCTGCATATCCGTAGGTACCCATGACTCTAGTTGATACGTGACTTTTATCGCCAGTTGGTCCATCCTTCGCCAGCCCAAAGTCCGAAAGTTTGGCGTTATAGTTCTGCGATTAGACGAGAGGAGGGGTTTTCAACAACCATAAAAATAAAGCAAGTCACAACTCACAGTGTGTCCTGTATTAGTCATCGAGGTTAATTACCGAGTCAAGGAGAACGTTAGAGGCCTTGAAATCCCGGTAAATGACTTTCGTGTCGTGAAGGAAGGCAAGCCCCTTTGCAGCTCCGAAAGAGACCTTCATGCGAAGTTGCCATGAAAGAGGCTGAAAGTATGAACCTCCTACGGAATCACAATCATCATGTTACATTGGTTTTGACTTAATAAGAACCATAAATCCACTATGATCTCAAGATGAAATAGTGAATTTACTTCGGAATAGATGGTTTTCCAAGCTTCCCCTAGGCATGAATTCATACACCAAAAGACGGTGCTCATCCTCCAAGCAATAACCGACCAATCTCACTAGATTAGGATGATACAGCTGACCAAGATAATTCACCTCCGCCTGACAAATGTAAAATGGAGAGTTAAATGAGTAAATTTATGCTACTTATACCAAAGCCCTTCAAATTTGAGCATAAAATACGAGCAAAATGGAAACTCAAAGAACAAAATTACACTTCTTGAGGCTTGCTTGGACTATGAGTATTTGTTACGGGGATAATGGTGGGAAAAACAACGGAAATACTCCGTAAGAGGTAAGTACTCGTCGTGGATAGAGGAAGGCGATAATGAGAGGGTGATAACTACCTCCCCCTTACAGTAATGCGTTACCCTCATACGGGATGAATTGCTTAActtcatcctccattcctcccttcaCCACGTCCACCATCATTTTCTCCTTTGTTTTGACCTGCACTACTCTCGTTATAATTACCTCACATCCAAGCGACCCTTTTGCAACAAAGGCTTTTAATTTTAGCGAGTCCATAGAACAGAATATACAAAAGGGGGAACGGAAACTCACCAGCCATTCCCTGTGACCCTGAAAACTCTCTGTATTAAGCCGCTTAACAGCAATCACCACACCAGTTCCAGGCTTAGAGGCTACAAGTGAGTGCTCATCAATCCATCCCTTAAACACCGACCCAAAACCGCCCTCACCAAGCACACTATCAGGCCGAAAGTTCCTAGTAGCAGCTCTGACTTCGGAGAAACTGAAACTCTTCAAATTAGGAGACTGTAGAATCTCACCCTCACTTCTCGGTGTTGGGGGTACCGATGAGACCTTACTACTCTTGCCACTCGGATCATTTCCATCCGAGCTAACATATTTCGAGTCTACACCTACACAAGACAGCACATTTTGGAAACACCACTTAGTTCCTGACATCAATATTGGATCAAATCAAACAATGCAGTCATCAAAGGTATTTTAATtgaaggtaaataaatgattacgACAGAGGGAGTACTTGAATGAGCTTCAAATTTCGACATTTGGTAAAAAGTTAAAAGCTTGTTGTATTCATTCAGCATTGTTTGATCTGATCCGATACtgaacaaaatgaatgaatacaaCAAGCTTTAAACTTTTTACCAAATGTTGAAATTGGAAGCTCATTCAAGTACTCCCTCCGCcgtaatcatttatttacctttgattaaaatacattTGACAAAGAAcataaaaagtaaacaaatgattgggacggtgGGAGTACTCGGGTAAAAGTCAAGTATTAACCTCCACAATAACTTCTGAAGCACACACCTGATAGGCTGACACCACACATCTAGTGGAATTTGGAAAGTTAAAATCTTAACTACTTTAACCTAACAAACATAAACTTTCCATAAAAATAGCTAACATTTGCCAACTTTTTACCAAATACAGCAACAGCAGTAAAATCTTAGCAGGTTAAGGTAACAGTAACAACTAATCAACTGTAGAATCTACCAAAAATCATCATTTTTGTCAGCAAAATCAAGTACATCAACTTAATCACCCCAAGAAAGGAATTATACAACCACAGTATATACTCACTCAttacgtctcaatcatttgtttacctttgattaaaatacttctGGCAAAGAacataaaaggtaaacaaatgattgggacggacaTTAATACCTtaaaaaacaccatttttgttAAAAAAGATCAAtacatcaacaaaatcaacataaAAGATTATAAAACCTCAATATTTATACAATTAATACACATAAAAAcagagaaattagggttttaattaCCAGTATGAGAAGGACTTTCAGCCTTGATTCGAGCACTTAGACAAATACCCATCAAATCCCAGAATTTATTGATTCCAATTTAATCAAAAAACACTTCTTTTTGCATAAAAGAACTCAACTTTGAGCTGAACAACACAAGCTGGATCCTTTAATCACTGAAAAACAACCAAACAAATAATAACATCTATATAAAATAATCATAACCAGTTATTCTcgtgtaagacggttttatacaacCATTGTGTTAAACCGAACCATTTATGCCATCATGACAAACCATTTTACACAAACGTTCATAAAATGGGTCCATTTATGCCAACATCATAACccattaaagtaaaaaaaaattacagaCTACTTGTTCAACTGTTTAAGGCTGTCTTAGACGAGAATTTGTAATAAATTTCTAGACTTTATACATACGTACACATATTATAACCATAATACTTGTCCCCgtaccaatcatttgtttacttttttattACCATAAAAGatcatcatttgtttacttttttattaccacaaaagataaataaatgatcagAACGTACACAAATTCTTGagtgagacggttttacacaaGAATTTGCAATTAGAACAACATAAAGGTAGGATTTTGAACACAACCCAGTACATAACTTGTCATATTAATTACAAATAAACACTTAAAAATGATTATTAATGAGAAAGATTAAAGAAATACCCTCAAAAACCATGAAGAACAAGTGAAGAAATTAGAAGAGTTTAGAGTGAAGAAGATTTTAGTTAGTTAGTGTGTAAATTAAGTGATTAATTAAGAAGTAGTACAGCATAAAAAGAGCTGTCTTTGGAGAAagaggagaggagaagaggaaggaagTTGAGAAGCAAAAGGTAATAAATGGCAGGGTTGGGGTTTGGTGAAATTGGGGTCCACTTTGTGTATTTCTTCTATTCTCGCCCTTTCTCTTCGTGTCACTTGATTGTTTCTTCATGGGGTACACCCTACATCTATAGGGCTATAGCCTATAGGGATTGAGGATGAAGAGGGTTGTAAATAGGGTTGAACAAGTTTAGGCCTGGATCGGAAGAATGAATTGGATCATATCGAGAAATACGGGTTTGGTTTGGTGCAAGACCGAATTTTTTCGGTGTTCGGTCCTGTTTATTTCGATTTTGGACCGATACTCAGCCCTAGTTGTAAATGATTACCGCCAATTTGTGGAATTTTAGTCATAGCTTTGTTTAGAGATTGACTCGAGCTTGAGTTTCCGTCAAAGCTTACCAAATCAGAACCAACTTGAGCTCAACTAAGTTTGAATCGAAAGGTTGCTTAGTTTTGTCATTTGTTTTTCTTTACTACTTAGTATTATACGGTGTGTGCTTTTAAATGTATTTATATTTAGTTTGACTCAAAATATGAGAAAATGAAAAGGGATATAATGATGAACTGAGCTTGAATCGGAGTCCACCTTTTTCCAATCCCATCTTGACTCCCGAGCTTTTTTCTAGCCGAGCTCATGCTTTAGTTTTTAGGCTTGACGAGATCGAGCACATCAAAGCTCGAGCTCATATCGACTTGATTACATCCCAAGTAGTTAAGGAAGTGAGCCACCCCATAATCAAGCGTGCGAACCAATATAAGTGTAGTGTAGGATTGAAAATAACTTAAGTTTTCAAGGAAGTAATAAAGTGACACGCGCATTTTAAGGGTGGCGTTATGTGTATCTGGTAAGGCTGTAAGTATCAAATCAAGGTGAGGTAATTAAAGATAATCCATTTTCTTAATAGTAAAAATGCAAATCATTTATTTTTATGTGTATCGTGGTAAAAATCTTTTGTttttttcaatttatttgattTTATTACTTTTTTGTTTTCCTGAAATTTTCGCTTTCAAACTTCAAAACTTAGCTCCATTaagagtaatttttttttttacttttatcaAATTCATTTTTGGTGTCTATGTGAGTTATGGTATGAATTTATTCGTCGTAATTATTACTCTATTTGATTGATTATACGCTAAATTAAAGTAAAATCATTATTAATTCCTAGACTAGACTTTTCAATACTATATAGGAGTATGATATATTTGGATTTTTGTTCTCACATTTCTGGCCCTAAGCCAGTTTGAGTCTTTTAGATAAGATTGTACGACGTGAACTATACTCTTTGTGATGATTATATATTCGTCATAGAATAAAATAAGTTAAATAACACCTTATCTAAGACCCTTCTAAATGTCCAAACTTTGGAAATTCTCTCTATGAGGAACAGTAGAGCAGTAACCTTCGTGCTCCACATGTGCTCCACAGTATTTCAACAGTACTCTTCTGCATCTTCTACTGCCGTTGCTGctcctttcttcatttcttcatcatTCTGATGCTCCTCCTTCTCTCTTCGTTTCTTCATCGCTCATTTTTTATATTTATCTCATCCTAATTCTCTAAATTGCTTGATATCAATTAGAtattcaatctcaattatcaattATTATAACTTTTTTCCCTcatcaaacaacaaaaccccaTTTACCAACACCAATAACCATATCCTTGAGACAGCAAAATGGGGAAGATGGTCCTATTGTTGGGTGATGAAGATGGTCATATTCTCAACTTATTGATTCTCTAAATTGCTCGATGTCGATTAGTTCAATCTGAATCGATGGTCGTATTTTTGATGATGAAGATTGCTCGCCTTTGTTACGATTAGGGCTACAGCTATTGATGATTCCCCATAGCAGGCTGTGGATCTGGAATTTTTTCTTGCATCTGGTTATAACTCGCTCAAGCCCAggtattgatttcatttgctgattttctccttttttatttactaattttttgtgttttgattttCGTCTTTACCCATTAATAAAACCTTAAGAAACTTGCTTGTGAAATCATATGCTTTCGAATTCCGAGATTTGGAAAGTACTGTATTAATAGGTTTGATCTTGGCTGTAAGCTCAAACAATTTTTTGGTGGCATCTGTTTCAAATCACTGACTTGGCTTTTCATTCTGAATTTTTGCAGCAAGTAATAATTGTAATTTCTGATTTGGATAATTTCCTACTCGAGTTTTGGTGATTTCTGGAATTACTTTTCGTGATTAACTTCATCTTTTGAGATTTAGGGTTTAAATTCCGTATTTTCAACTTAGATTTTCTAAAATCTGCGCTGTATAGTGAACTTAACAATTTATAATTTCTGATTTGAATCGTTACTTTCTTGAGATTTGGCAATTCTTTGGATTACTTTACATTATAAATTTTGTAAATTTTTCTATTTAAGAAAGACAAGGCAAGCTGAATTTTGAGTTTCGATGTTAAAAGGGTCGATTAGGTATTCCTCTATccaacaacaatatatacatctcTGTTCTACTGTCGAATTTTGAGTTTCTATATTCAGTGTTTCTCTTCCCAGCATTCCCGATTTGAAAATGATTCCTTGCGATCGATTTTTCCAGCTGAATTTATTCATATCAATTCTATTGTAAGTTTTATGGTACGCAATTAAACATCGGAAACTATCTATATGATTAACTCAAGATTGGTTTTGAATTCGTCATTAGGTTTGTTAAAGATAGTAAATGGTGGATTAGGGATTTTCCCTATCAATGGGTCTTCTTTTAGTGGATCATAGGTTGGTTTGAATATGGGTGTTCATTAATTCATTCACAAACCCAGTACTCATATTGTATCTGTTGTTGCTTGTATGGTAAGTTGGGtgtttttggtttttatttttaatgTGCTCACTAATTTTGGTTTACACTGGAATCGCTATTGATTGCAATCTATTGGGGGTCATGGTTGCAGGTGGTTGAAAGTGGTGAGTGACAGTGGAAAGTTGGTGATTGCGGGACAGTTTCATTCCCCGTTTACACTTTCATTTCTTTTGTTTactaatcatttttttttttcagaatctCCCCTTTATTTATTTGTTGGTACATCTTATTTGACTTTGTTTTTTGTTGGTTACGATGACGACCGAGATGAAGGCGGGAGGCATTGGtgtcggtgatgatgatgatgatgctcTCCCTTGCTAGCAGATAATATGTATGTGCTTTCATCATATGAGCATGTAGCTCTGACTGTGGTCCTCTACTCATCATGAAGGTATGATCCGAGTTTGTATTTCGCTACCATCACATTTTTGGAGAAAGGCAATAAGGTTTAAGGCTGACTTTTAGGGAATCTCTCTCTGGTTTAATTATTGGAAGTCAGATCGATTTCTCGATATACGAAATATTTCGAGGGTAgttattaatatttttaacaaaatTCACTTGCCTGAAACTCAGAGTTCGATTTTCCCTTGCCTATTCGTTCGTAAAGTGGTGAACGCTTGAGCTCCCCAGTTGATTTTATTTTGTTCGCAACGTGGCAGGCGCTAGAGCTCTCCTGTTGAATTTATAAGACAAATTCGGTTTCTTAATATTATACTTATTCTAGCGACTGCTCTTCAGTACCTTGCGATCGGGCCGAGGTTTAACCAAATCCGGGGTTCCTTGCTGTAGTTAGGCAAACAGCAGGGAAACAGCCAATGTTTCTTGTCGTATTCACGGCCATATGTTCTCTGCCTGGTTAACAACCCGGCTAATAACAAATCCAAACATTAAGAAACCGAGTTTGTCTTCTATGTGGTCTTTTTTAATGCAGTTGCAGTTGTTGGGGACGAAGAATTTCATCCTCAAATTCGGCCTCCAGTGTCGGTTAGGTATTCATCTATTTCGTTTTCCTATGTGTGTCCTCTTAGTTTATTAGTTTGATTATCTTGTACATCACATTATGGTATTAGTTTGTTACTGTATTTACCATGGTGAATGATTGTGTAAAAGGGTGAACAGCGTAGTTGGTGTACAACTTTTACAAAGAATTGTAAGCCACTTTTGTTTTAGGCCAACGCTGATCATCCGACAAATCATGATCCCTTCATTTCAGGGGATTTCAAGTGATGTATAAGGAAGATCCGCATGTTACAAACAAGAATAAAATGGTGGTTGATCCTGCGGAATCGGGGTAATTTCTAAATTTTACATATTTTATTTGATGGTCACTTATAGGTGTTATTCTTCCTCTCCATTTAAGAACATGTTGAGCTCTGAGTCCAAAATATGTGGGCTGTGAGCAATCCTTGAAGCTATATTTCAAAAGCTTTATGAACCACTTTACATTCTGAATTTTTGAAGGGGTCGGGAGAGATGGAGAAAGAGAGATAAGGGAATGGATGTAGGGGAGGAAAGGAGGTGTAGAGAGTTCCTGTTTGGTTTTAGTCATATTAAGATTGAGAGATGGAGAGGGAGTAAGAGAGGCAGGATGGATGGGAAGGAGGAGGTACAGAGAGTTTGTGCTTGGTCATGGTCAGATTGAGAGGGGGAGGTTTGgagagggaaagggagagaaagcGTCCGTGTTTGGCTTTGTTTAGGTTACCGTCTTATTTAGTTTTGAAAGTTAATATTTATTtatgtaattaatttatttatgtgTTGCAATATTAGTTCCTGACAGTTCtacataaataaattaatttttaatgTGTCTCGATATGGATTCTCGCATTAATCTATAGTAGTACTTATTATAGCATTTCAGTTACTCTTGTATGAGACTCAGTCTAATGCTAATATCGACCGAGAGACATACCCCACTGATATCGTCACTTATGTTATGTCCTGACCGATGTTATTTACTATACTAATTTGACATAGTAGAACTCACTTTTCCACAGGTGCGTGTTGCTGCCAAAGTCAACACAGTTATGATCGCTGTGTCCACATCGTTGGGAGCAGCAACAAGAAATTTGATTATGGTGGTATTATTACCCATGATTCCATTCAGCTTGAACAAATACCCCACCCTGAGTGTTACCCACATGCCTTTCTCAACATTGAGCTTGAGAAATTTAACCAAATCATTATTGCCTATGAAATTGAACTGCATATACAGCAGGAAATTTCTTCCATTAGCTTCAGTTTTATAAAATGAATGCCATTAGATTTACACCAATTCATGTATGAGACTATCTTACAACACGCTTCTTGTGAGACCTTTCATATAAAAGGAATACATTAGAGGTTCGAGAACCAAATTAGTAGGTGTTCTTATCTTGCCTTTAACAGGCTCATGGACATTTCGAAAGGATTAAGTTTGGATCACATTCAGCCCTCCCTATTTGCATAGTATGTCTCCCCACTTCCATATTTTAAAAATCTCAACAATAGCCATTCTATTAGTCTCCGGTACATTTTAATGCATCTGAATAATTTTATTGCATCTGAATCTATTCTTTTTTATTGCAAAGGAAAATGAATTGGGTGAAAAATCGATTCTCTCCAAGCTTCGTTTAGTAAAAGAGACGGTTTCAACCCAATCTAAAGTTATAAATTAGAGAAAACTAGCCTGGCATAAAAAAgtagccttgatcttggaaggtgAATGGGAATTCAGGGAAGTCGAGATGAGTGTGGGAGCAGAAAAGACTGAAAAGGTGAAAATGTATGGGTCGCCGGCTCACAGCCAATAAGAGGTCTATATCCGTCAATGCACATCTCACTGTAGAGTCCTCTTAAATGGCTTAATTATCTTCCGATTATCCGCAAGCTTGATAGTTTAAAACGAGACGGAGATGGGCCTTGTGACTCTGAGTTATCAAATTTTACCATAGAGTTTGTACCTAAACAATTGTTACCTAAAcaaatattattaaaaaaaaaaattgagttatATGCAAGCTTAATATTTTCAAGATAGACGGAAATTGTCATTGGAACTCCGCGCGCAACGCGCGCGGA
It includes:
- the LOC141591480 gene encoding serine/threonine-protein kinase PCRK1 isoform X2; amino-acid sequence: MILRFLIMVIIMKLLMLLLNNLIVMVSSDQGHKEWINEVNWLGVIKHPNLVKLVGYCADDDERGMQRLLVYELMKNKSLEDHLFGRVSSPLPWMTRLKIAQDAARGLAYLHEEMDFQLIFRDFKASNVLLDEDFNAKLSDFGLARLGPAEGYSHVSTSVVGTVGYAAPEYVLTGKLTIKSDVWSFGVVLYELITGRRSVERNLPRSEQKLLEWVRPFVSDSKKFHLIVDPQLAGLYCKKSAQRLASLANKCLAKQPKSRPKMSEVVEILGDIIDGISLQDEVPPVPVKEAEDESEDVDEETETETEVRKPGNNYLRRVLEIKEKVNLRNRSIGKLDWKNWTPGLVKSS
- the LOC141591481 gene encoding putative serine/threonine-protein kinase PBL10 isoform X1 — its product is MGICLSARIKAESPSHTGVDSKYVSSDGNDPSGKSSKVSSVPPTPRSEGEILQSPNLKSFSFSEVRAATRNFRPDSVLGEGGFGSVFKGWIDEHSLVASKPGTGVVIAVKRLNTESFQGHREWLAEVNYLGQLYHPNLVRLVGYCLEDEHRLLVYEFMPRGSLENHLFRRGSYFQPLSWQLRMKVSFGAAKGLAFLHDTKVIYRDFKASNVLLDSNYNAKLSDFGLAKDGPTGDKSHVSTRVMGTYGYAAPEYLATGHLTARSDVYSYGVVLLEMLSGRRAVDQNRPSGEHNLVEWARPYLTNKRKIFRILDNRLEGQYSLDTAIRVSALAFRCLSAEPKFRPTMKEIVKELEQLQDDTAHTRSSSSTGGRYRRRNADDSINSNLSKSAVSYPRPLKSPIHP
- the LOC141591481 gene encoding putative serine/threonine-protein kinase PBL10 isoform X2; protein product: MCGVSLSGVCFRSYCGGVDSKYVSSDGNDPSGKSSKVSSVPPTPRSEGEILQSPNLKSFSFSEVRAATRNFRPDSVLGEGGFGSVFKGWIDEHSLVASKPGTGVVIAVKRLNTESFQGHREWLAEVNYLGQLYHPNLVRLVGYCLEDEHRLLVYEFMPRGSLENHLFRRGSYFQPLSWQLRMKVSFGAAKGLAFLHDTKVIYRDFKASNVLLDSNYNAKLSDFGLAKDGPTGDKSHVSTRVMGTYGYAAPEYLATGHLTARSDVYSYGVVLLEMLSGRRAVDQNRPSGEHNLVEWARPYLTNKRKIFRILDNRLEGQYSLDTAIRVSALAFRCLSAEPKFRPTMKEIVKELEQLQDDTAHTRSSSSTGGRYRRRNADDSINSNLSKSAVSYPRPLKSPIHP